The window TTACCTCAAAACCTATGAAGGTGCAGTAATTGTTGTTTCCCACGATCAGGATTTTTTGGATAATTGTATTGAATCTACTGTGGAGGTTTCACATGGTACTTTGACTTTGTATTCTGGAAATTACTCTTTCTACAAAGAAGAGAAAAAGGAAAGAATGGAAATTCAGCAAAATGCCTATGAAAATCAACAGCAAATGATCAAGCAAACGGAGCGTTTTATTGAACGTTTCCGTGCAAAGGCAACGAAATCCAACCAAGTTCAGTCTAGGGTAAAAGCCTTGGATAGACTTGATCGAGTAAATGAAGTGGTAGATGATAATATTTCAGTAAATTTCAAATTTAAGTTTTCTCAAAAATCGGGGAGAGATATTGTTTCTTTAGAAAACGTTTCGAAAGCCTATGGAGATTTGGTTATCCTCAAAAATACCACTGCTAGGATAGAGCGAGGCGATAAGATCGCATTGATTGGAGCAAATGGTAAGGGGAAATCAACTTTATTAAGGATTATAGATGGAACTGAACCGATAGATGGGAAAAGAGAGCATGGATTTAATGTAATCAAGTCTTTTTATGCACAGCATCAGCTTGAAGCTCTAAATGTGAACAATGAGATTTTACAAGAAATGTCTCAAGCAGGATCGAAAAAGACCGAGCAAGAATTGAGAAATGTCCTTGGTTGCTTTTTGTTTTCTAATGATGATGTTTTCAAAAAAATCAAAGTGTTGTCAGGCGGAGAAAAATCTAGAGTTGCCTTAGCAAAGACATTGATCTCAGAAGCGAATTTCTTACTACTCGATGAACCGACCAACCACTTGGATATGCAATCTGTGAATATTTTGATTCAGGCTTTGGAGCAATACGAGGGGACTTTTATCACAGTATCTCACGATAGACACTTTATCAAGGGTGTTGCAAATAAAATATGGTACATAGAAAGTCATGAAATCAAGGAATATTTAGGCAGCTATCAAGAGTATGTGGACTGGAAAGCGAAGCAAGAATTCGTAAAACCAATCGTTCCAAGTGTGGAGTCTGCGCCGAAAGTAGAAGCTCCTAAAAGAAAAGAAGTCAACCAATCTGAAGCCAATTTGATCAAAAAAGAGCTCAAGAAAAAGCAGCAAGATTTGGAACAGGTTGAAAATGACATATCAAGTCTTGAGAAAAAGAAAGCAGCTTTGGAAATAGAAATGGCTAAGCCTGAAGTTTATGCAGATGCAGAAAAGCTAGAGGCTTTGAATAAAGATTATGCAACGTTTCAAGCCAAAGAGGGAGTTTTGAATGCCCAATGGGAAAAGCTAGCTGAGGAAATTGAAAGTTTGGAAATGGAATTGAGTTAAAATTCTAGATTTTAGCTCTGCTTAAAGGCATGGTCATGCATCTTGGGCCTCCAAGACCTCGAGAGAGTTCTGAAGATGGAATTTCCAATACTTCAACACCAAGATTTCTCAAAGCTCTATTGGTGTGTTTATTTCTATTGTAGGAAATCACCCTTCTTGGGCCGATAGCGAAGACATTGGCACCATCAAACCATTGTTCCCGCATGGCATAATCTGGATTTCCATCAGCAGTATGAAGAATTTCCAAATAAGGAATTTCTTTTTCCAAAACAGTAAGTAAAGATACATTCAAAACCTCTCTTTTGATATGGACCTTGTCGTCTTTGATTTCTTTGAGCGTGTAGAGGGAAGTCTGCAGCACGGCATTGAGTGCGTCAGGATAGGTCAATACAAGGTTTTCATCCAATATGGTGAATACAGTATCTAGATGCATATAATTCCTTTTTTGAGGAAGATGAACTTCATAAACGCGCTCTACAGTCCCCTCTGCCAGTAGCGCTTTGGCTACATGATAAATTGCTTTTTCATCAGTTCGTTCGGAATTCCCAATTGCAACTGCTTTTTTCGAAAGCACAATAACATCTCCACCTTCTATGCTTGGTGGATTATCGTGTCCATTGACAGGGTAGAGTTTGTTGACATTTTCTTTGAAGTCAGGATGATTTTCAAAAATGCTTCTCAGCAAATCTGCTTCTCTCTGTCTGCCATCCATTTTCATACTTGAAAAAATAATTCCGCCTGGAGTGACAGCCATAGGGTCTCTTTGAAAATATAAGTTTGGACTTGGCGGAATTACAAATGCGTAATCCATCAATTCTCCAGTAGATAGATTGGGTATTTTTCGTTTGAGTTCGTGTACTTTCACACCTGCTGTAAGGGCAGTAGCACATTCTGCGGTAGATAATCTACCCATGATGTGCTCCGTCAAATGCGTCATTCCTGATTTTGTAAGCGCCTGACGCATCAATTGGAAAAGCAGCTTTTCATCTGATAATACCTGAATCATGAGCTCATGTAATCTAAAAACTTGAGCTCCCGTAGTTTGCTTGATCAAATCGGTGAAAAAATCATGTTCTTTCTGCATCGCATCCAAATAGGGTACATCTTCAAATAGAAGGTATTCTTTGTTGTATGGAGTTAGTCGGTCAATCTCTTTTCCTGGTCTATGCATCAATACAGCCTTCAATGTTCCGAATTCAGAGTTAAGTCTCAAGTTCATGGTGTCTTTTTTTACTTATTTTCTTAAAATTACTGTAAAATTTTTAGAATATGGTTTAATTGACAATCCATTTTTGATAAACATCTCAATATTGAAAATAGATTGTAAGAAAAAATATCACAATGAAATGAATTGTTCCATTTTTAAATTCTTCTTAACCAAATAAGTAGAATCAAATTCAAAAAGAATAGAAGTCAAAAAGTAATAGGACTAAAAGGTAAAACAAAAAATAAAAAAAGCCGAATCTTCCGACCCGGCTTGTTATTTTATTAAATCTAAAATTAAAGATCTTAAATCTTAAATCAACCTTAGGCTAACCAAGCTTCAACTTCTTCTTTGGTAGGGTTATTCGCCTCAAGCTTGAGTTTTTTTCTTCTTCCGCAGACATCATTAAAAAGCTTATTGGCGTCTTGCTCTTTCAACTGATCGATAGTATGGATATTCAAATCTCTCAATGCAGGAATCAATCCTTGTGCGATCCCTAAAGCCATAAAATCTTCATCAGATGCGATTTTTACTTTTTTCTCAGGTCGCATTTGTGGAAAGAATAAAACTTCCTGAATCGTGGTCTTATTGGTCAACATCATGGTCAATCTATCGATACCTATACCCAAACCCGAAGTAGGAGGCATACCATATTCCAAAGCTCTCAAGAAATCGTCATCCATCGCCATGGCTTCGTCGTCTCCTCTAGCCGCTAGTTTCAATTGCTCTTCAAATCG is drawn from Belliella baltica DSM 15883 and contains these coding sequences:
- a CDS encoding ABC-F family ATP-binding cassette domain-containing protein, with the translated sequence MLSINNLSYFIGGRALYENASLHIKPKDKIGLVGLNGTGKSTLLKIINGDFQPSSGEIQKAKDCTIGFLNQDLLSYQSEESILDVALEAFQETLRLQEEIDAVLKQMETDYSDEVINKLAKLQDQFEANEGYTIKAKAEEVLEGIGFNTNDLQRPLKTFSGGWRMRVMLAKLLLEKPSLLMLDEPTNHLDLPSIQWVENYLKTYEGAVIVVSHDQDFLDNCIESTVEVSHGTLTLYSGNYSFYKEEKKERMEIQQNAYENQQQMIKQTERFIERFRAKATKSNQVQSRVKALDRLDRVNEVVDDNISVNFKFKFSQKSGRDIVSLENVSKAYGDLVILKNTTARIERGDKIALIGANGKGKSTLLRIIDGTEPIDGKREHGFNVIKSFYAQHQLEALNVNNEILQEMSQAGSKKTEQELRNVLGCFLFSNDDVFKKIKVLSGGEKSRVALAKTLISEANFLLLDEPTNHLDMQSVNILIQALEQYEGTFITVSHDRHFIKGVANKIWYIESHEIKEYLGSYQEYVDWKAKQEFVKPIVPSVESAPKVEAPKRKEVNQSEANLIKKELKKKQQDLEQVENDISSLEKKKAALEIEMAKPEVYADAEKLEALNKDYATFQAKEGVLNAQWEKLAEEIESLEMELS
- a CDS encoding arginine deiminase family protein, with amino-acid sequence MNLRLNSEFGTLKAVLMHRPGKEIDRLTPYNKEYLLFEDVPYLDAMQKEHDFFTDLIKQTTGAQVFRLHELMIQVLSDEKLLFQLMRQALTKSGMTHLTEHIMGRLSTAECATALTAGVKVHELKRKIPNLSTGELMDYAFVIPPSPNLYFQRDPMAVTPGGIIFSSMKMDGRQREADLLRSIFENHPDFKENVNKLYPVNGHDNPPSIEGGDVIVLSKKAVAIGNSERTDEKAIYHVAKALLAEGTVERVYEVHLPQKRNYMHLDTVFTILDENLVLTYPDALNAVLQTSLYTLKEIKDDKVHIKREVLNVSLLTVLEKEIPYLEILHTADGNPDYAMREQWFDGANVFAIGPRRVISYNRNKHTNRALRNLGVEVLEIPSSELSRGLGGPRCMTMPLSRAKI